The DNA segment ggcaggtATAAGGTTTGAACCATGATCTATAAATGTATTACACATTGCACGTGTTTCTTTTAACTCCCAACAAACCCACGTGGGAGATAATCATGTAGATCCTGTACCATATTTTAATGTCTATGGTGAGAATGCAGATATCAAGGAtgaaaaactaatttatttacacatttttaataaagagagagcgagatagaTATAAATTATACcagctaaataaaaaataaaatacaaagaatTCAAGTCTAATCAGTTGTGTTCACATTCAAATAATCAGTCACTTACTATTACATATATTCAAAACTCGGGTATTGTTTTATAGCATTTTGTGTCAAGTTAAccaaatgtacaatatataaaactatgaagaatgttttaaaataagtcTGATTAGAAATAGCACATAAAccaaattgtattaaattaaaacatcagCTGGACTTTTAGCAAGTCATTTTACATATTCCCTcatacagtttaaaataaaatgctaaaaacagtgaatacttatatatatatatatatatatatatatatatatatatatatatatatatattatacagtacagaccaaaagtttggacacacctgctcattcaaaaagttaattcatagttttgatgccttcagtgtgaatctacaattttcatagtcatgaaaataaagaaaactctttgaatgagaaggtgtgtccaaacttttggtctgtactgtgtatatatatatatatatatatatatatatatatatatatatatatatatatatatatatacactcagaATATCcaaaagaaatgtgaaatatttcatGTGATGAAAAGGTGATGTGGTTAAAGTTCATGAAACTTTGCTTCCAGTCTTCCAAAATGTTGAGAAATTCTCAAAAATTCCAAATAATACACCAAATAATTAAAAGGAGGCCACATGTTAAATAATagtgtataatttcacccacaTTATATTGTTTGTggatacaatatatatttatttaaacaaataatagtttctatatattatatgatcatatacagtatatatatatatatatatatatatatatatatatatgtgtgtgtgtgtgtgtgtgtgtgtgtgtgtgtgtgtgtgtgtgtgtatatttgtttatttatttattttcgatCAGCTGGAACTGATCAGTCTATGAAAGAGTGTATCCTGAGCACTGAGGCTGTGTGATTCAGCACATTACTCATAAAGCAAATGCTGGAAGAGAGCTCTTTTTACTGATTCCATTGATACACTCAGGTTTTCCTGCCACATGCAATCAAACGACCGATACTTTGTCCAGAGgcttaagaacagaataaataACATGTCCTAAACAGCACACTCATTTCACCACCCAGGAGCAAAATGGTGCTTGCAGTTAATACCCTTCTGCCTGCAGAAGGCAGTTCATATGGACACAGCTCACAGATGAGTGATTGCTCCCTTTCCTTCAGTGTTCCCGTTCTCATCACTCTGAAATCCTCCATTCTCCAAAGCATACTCCGGCTTGTCTTTACAAGAGGCAAGGTCCGGAGCTCCGTCGTCTTCCTCACAGTCTTCCTCAGACACAACTCCCTTCCAGTATCTCTTGTATAGCTGGTAACCTGAAACAGGAGACTTGTGTCACAAATTTGGGAAGTTGAACAAGAAAGATAGATTTGCATTTCTCAGTAAGAATAAAgaatagacagagagaggaaacTAGAGAACCCATGAagaatcagaatcatctttattgccaagtatcatAGGTTGCAtgtacaaaaatcttttttttaagcgTGCTGGTGctgaaaaactataaaaacattaaaaaaaatgtaaaactagtaacataaagtaataaaataataaataaagatatgttataaatgatgtattatattataaagaaTTTAACTGTACAGTTAAAGGTGCAAGGTATGTAAAATGAGGCAATGTAATGATCATTTATAAACCTTTATGGTTTATGAAGCCTCCATAAAGACATAGAAACTCCATACAGACAGTAACCCAATCGCAGCAGCAAAATAGGGACCATGAGTCAGCAAGTTTAGCCACAGGGGGATGTAGCTCCGAGCAAGAGCACGTGCTTTGCATGTATACGGCCTTGGGTTTAATCCCCAGCATCTCCAAGGTGGTTTTTAGTGTAAAAACCGTAATAGcagtacaaaatattttttatttgtgctcAACATGTCATTAAGGCATATTTAATCTGATCTAAATATCatcattgaaagaaaaaaaaaagtaacgtGATCACACTTCTATCTTTTAGCCCATCTGTGTGATCCAATTTCTATTTTATCCTTTTAAATAGGTTGTAATAACTTACTTCCAATTGCCAGAATTGCCACGACAAGCTGGAAGATGCTGTAGATCAAGGGGAAGGAGAACATGACCTCCAGCTCATCAGGAGCAAAGGACAGCTGAACAATTGTGCTGCACAGCTGTGAGTTCTGAAATCCTGTCTCCAGCGCAATAGTACGACACCTGTAACCGACACGCATGAcgaatatttataaaacataaacatttttgacCCATGTAAAATTCATCATATATTTCCttttctataaaaatgcatattaaaCACTCTTTTAATGCTTGCTATATTTTATAGTGGTTCACAAAAGAAGCTCTAAACAATGAATCAAAGAAATATAAGGATTCTGTGTAATACCTGTGCCAGGGCTGCCCCACAAATCGAGCCAGCAGAAAGCCCAAGCCAAAGCCAACTAGTGGGTAGATTGCGCCAATTATCCACAGAGAAGGAGAAATGACCCAGGAAGACTGGTACAGTACACCACCCACCAcagcaatgatgatgataagaagGATGCCCACAACAGAGccaaactacataaaaaaatatatatatatatatataaatatataaataatcccAAAACATACATATAGCAGCTTTCAAGAAATGGGTATGTACAATGTGGAAAGAAATTACTGCAATATTCACCTTCAGGATCCTCTTGGCCACCTTTGGCCAGCGATGTTTCACATAGATTCCCAAAGTGACCGGCACGAGCAGACACACTAGTGTAATGCCTTGAATGAAACATTAACATGAACTCCATTTACCATCTTGTATGTGAAGACTTCTACTTAGGTTAAGCAATCAGAttgatatataattatatgagAAATATCACAAATAAGCGATGATGCAGTGGTAAACATTGTATAATGAAATCCAGTTCCTTCTAATGTTTGGAGttatataattacaaataaaaataacatccaTCTCACCTATGCTGTCGTAAGGGATCTGGATGGTATCAGATGAGATCCATGCTGAGGTGTAGATAAGCAGACAAAGGGGCATCATCCCAAGCGCCAGGATGGATGAACATGTTGTCATGCTGATACTGGAGGTGGGAtaacaaaattataatataactaTAGTGGGATAACTAATTTTGGGACTTAAAGATAgatatttattacacatttgtGACAGTTACAGTAAGTATAATGTCTGTATACTGTGTGATACATGTGGCACATGATTATGtggattataataaatacacaatatggcAAAATATTTGGAAACAAAGACTTTTTAAAGCATTAGTAAGATCagatgttgggtgaggaggtctggggtgaaCTCTGtgttccaaaggtgttcagcggGATTAAATTTAGGGTGCTGTCCAGGACACAGGGATCCTTCTACTCCAAATTTGACAAAATTTGCTAAATCATATACTCATAGAGCTTGCATTGTTCAAGTAAAACTTTGTCATATGTCATTGTCATACTTCAACATGTTTAGGCTTCTTACTTTAAAAATGCTAATGCTACAACATACAAATACATCCCAGACAATTGCGTGCTTCCAATTTTTCCAGTTGTTGCAAAAAtatagggaagaaccacatttaaatattatggcCAAGTGTATAAAAACCGTGGCCATGCATTGAAATATATCACAGTCGAATTTAGAGCTCTGATTCGGCTGAAAGTGTTGATTAATCTTCTGTCTCTGACAGCAGAACTGGTTTTAGGGCAAACTTGCATGCATATAATGTTCTTGTTCTAATACtgtaatatttcatataataaaagctttaatggttttaatgattTTCCTGTGAGGAAAATGTCTTTAACTAGAGTAAAGTTCGGTTTCAGCACATTGTAAGAGTCATTGGCAAAATGATAACCTTATTTTGATATGGCATGTGAGAGCTTTGTGAAGTTATTTCGCTTAtcgaattaaataaatatatatatattgtatatacagtattattagaattaaaaagaaaaatagcaaTCTGTTATTGTTGGCAAAATTCTGCTTCATGCCAGTCCAAATAACACCACCCAGTCATTGTTTAATTTTCTAACAGATATATTATTTAGGTAGTTTAGTAGGTAGAAGATAAGCCAATTTAATATCTGTGATGacaatagtaataaaaataattggcTTTGTATGCTGTTGTTGCAAATAATAACAGAAATAGTAATGCCTGCCTCACCTGAGATCCATGTCTCCATCTAGCCAATAGGTGATAATATTAGAGTTGGTGCCTCCAGGACAACAGCCCATGATTAAGATGACCACGGCCTGTATGGGAAGAACCTGGAAGGCTAGCGAGAAGGCAAATGCTGTGAAGGGCATGATACCAAACTGGCAAAGAAAGCCAATGAAGATACCCCATGGTCGGCGTATATGCCCCCACAGTTTGTGCACTTCCACCGTGCATCCCATGGCAAACATGACCATAGCCAGCATGACAGTGAGCACGGTGCTGAGGACAGTGCTGAGAATCATATTAAAGTTACTCTCTGACACCAGGCATGATGTACCAAAGCACACGGTAGCGTTGGCATTGCAGCTCGCTAGAGACGAGGACATGATGAATCCAGTCTTAGAAGTGCCAAGTAAatcaaaaaagttttattttaaaaatgcaagCAAAGCAAAATGAGTTCTTAAATTTTGTAGATTCCAAAAGCGACGGGTTTAGAAGCAGAAGCGAGAGAGGATTTTGGAATGGGTCCTGCTGatctttggcttttttttttcttgttctcctTCAAACACTCCCTCCTCCCTGCTGCCTAACACAAGAGTGATACACTCTTTGCAGTCATGGTGCTCTTTAAAACATGTCCAGAACAATTAAAAATGGGCAAAGCAATGAAAAATTTACGCCTGCCAAATGCTTTTATGGGGTCATTGTCCAAATACACTTATAAAAGAATGCACATATAAAAGCGGgaagaaaatgtaattgtttaacTTTAGTGACAATAAATGCACCACCTTGTTCTTTTATAACGTTAttgcatgtacattttattgtgCCTTTCAAAGgaaccaccactaccatcattcgcatcatcactaccatcatctCTACTCTCCTTTGAAAGATCGTGGCTGCTTTGAGACACATGAGATGTGCGTCAGAGTGGAATGAtgacagtaaaagaaaagaacataTGTTGTAAAACTCATATAAGAGGTTGTATTACAGATAGGGGAATGAGGATTACTTAAAATACCTCTCGGAcattaaagcacacacactttaactaaagttaaattttaaaaattttaactgAACAACAGAAAATGAGCTTAACACGGACTCAAAGTTCAACCGTGGATTTTTTGTCTATTAACTACATTAAGAGAAAATATTGTCTGGAAAAGTTATTATAACAAACATAATAATGTATAccttaataatattaataataattataaaagtaaaaaaatgaaaaactgctgcatattaaatacaattatttattttaatgatttatttttacacgTTGCTgacatcacttttttttataatttcaaaCAATGGAGCTTATGGTTAACACAGCTCTCATCTCAATCCCAGGATctgtataaacaaataattgaaAAATTTTAATGAGGGAAACTGTTCCAACAGACACATTAATAGGTACACACATATCTTTAAAGAATAGCCTATTTTTGGCATGCAAAGGAAGTTGTGGTTAAAAAGTAACAATGGATTTGGTTGTACTCAATGCCCAGATGTTCTTGCAATAGATACAGATTCAGATAAGAGAAAGAAGTAGAAGTTCATACTTTTAGAAACACACAACCTGCAATTCTACACTATAAATAACATATGTCTTTAAACCtgtttataacattataaatatttgatattatattatctattttatatatatatatatatatatatatatatatatatatatatatatatatatatatatatatatatataattataaatataatataatatatatatatatatatatatatatatatatatatatatatatatatatatatatattatatttataattatatatataattataattataaatataattataaatataattataaatatctattatatttataattatttataattataattatatatataattataaatataatagatatttgatattatattatttattatatatatatatatatatatatatatatatatatatatatatatatatatatatatatatatatacacactgtatatattatatttatatatctgattctgattctgatatatatatatatatatatatatatatatatatatatatatatatatatatatatatatatatatatatatatatatatatatatatatatatatatgtgtgtgtgtgtatatatatatatatgtgtgtgtgtgtgtgtgtgtgtgtgtgtgtgtgtgtgtgtgtgtgtgtttatcgtTGGGATTTGGTTATCTTGCTATGGCTGGGCCATTcccataattatatatacatatgtataaagTGCAGGAATATAAAGTGACCATTCACATTTTGTCCACTTATTAAAGGTACATTTGACACATGTCATGAATGGTACATTCACTGCCTTCAATATTCTTTTATATCCCTTCCCTGATTAGTACCTTTCAATAATTAAACGCTACAGTTTCGTTGGCAACTCTTTGTGGCCCATGGCTCTTAGTAGAATGTAACCTGAAGCATTAAAGCGAAtactatagcaacagctcactTTTATCTAGTTTTAATTAGAATCACTTTAACTAATGGCAGGTGTATGCCATTGACCTACAGGCATAATTTTGAATATGAATGGTTCACTCTGAAATGGACTATAAAATAGTGTACAGATGTTTGCAATTAGGGTGTtgaaggttttttgtttttttgtaataaagaaatTTGGATTTTTGATTGTTTGAAGTTTACGTTAATAATGTAAGAGGTGTGTCATTTAggttgttatttttgtttatatttatatatatatatatatatatatatatatatatatatatatatatatatatatatatatatatatatataaatatgggtttatatatatatatataaacccaaagtgtgtatatttttatattcactgACTTTTTATATTCACTGTGTATATTAACTGCATTTGGAAAGTATTAAGAccctttttttctcaattttgtttaattaaagccTGAAATTACAATCtttaaaactgattttatttctcagaaaacagaattttggaaatatctgggttttctttttttttattattaaaaacactgaaatatcaGTGTAcatgttttcaaacttttttctcAGTACTTAGTCAAAGAACGTTTGGCATCATTCACAGTTC comes from the Silurus meridionalis isolate SWU-2019-XX chromosome 3, ASM1480568v1, whole genome shotgun sequence genome and includes:
- the slc10a2 gene encoding ileal sodium/bile acid cotransporter, which codes for MSSSLASCNANATVCFGTSCLVSESNFNMILSTVLSTVLTVMLAMVMFAMGCTVEVHKLWGHIRRPWGIFIGFLCQFGIMPFTAFAFSLAFQVLPIQAVVILIMGCCPGGTNSNIITYWLDGDMDLSISMTTCSSILALGMMPLCLLIYTSAWISSDTIQIPYDSIGITLVCLLVPVTLGIYVKHRWPKVAKRILKFGSVVGILLIIIIAVVGGVLYQSSWVISPSLWIIGAIYPLVGFGLGFLLARFVGQPWHRCRTIALETGFQNSQLCSTIVQLSFAPDELEVMFSFPLIYSIFQLVVAILAIGSYQLYKRYWKGVVSEEDCEEDDGAPDLASCKDKPEYALENGGFQSDENGNTEGKGAITHL